From the Lolium rigidum isolate FL_2022 chromosome 2, APGP_CSIRO_Lrig_0.1, whole genome shotgun sequence genome, one window contains:
- the LOC124686216 gene encoding RGS1-HXK1-interacting protein 1-like: MTDAPPAPAGGSPPQPETGGSISSMVASSASSAAAAAADFTRRGEAFGADMAAAARNAFDTGTAHAHSSAIAASDAANAAMAEALAAFPTLTHAAKQEFEWVKNEYLAREQLALGKIKEGVIMAIEHPGIAAGSTAVAGIVLLKRPRSYLIQRVRRIFVSKETLLSGIQAEVNHMRQTVNLVSNESQKLMDRAATAEKRFQKGWNTLREEGRAIQSELKQISDIENQAVGLKGVLDQLPRAHASEFRSEISGLASQVKKDKRVLNSALTKIVNYGVPI, from the exons ATGACCGACGCGCCCCCCGCTCCCGCCGGCggctcgccgccgcagccagaGACCGGCGGCTCCATCTCCTCCATGGTGGCCTCATccgcctcctccgcggcggcggcggccgcggactTCACGCGCCGGGGCGAGGCCTTCGGCGCcgacatggccgccgccgccaggaaCGCCTTCGACACCGGCACCGCCCACGCCCACTCCTCCGCCATCGCCGCGTCCGATGCCGCCAACGCGGCCATGGCCGAGGCGCTCGCCGCCTTCCCCACCCTCACCCACGCCGCAAAG CAAGAGTTTGAATGGGTGAAGAACGAGTACTTGGCTCGCGAGCAGCTGGCGCTGGGCAAGATCAAAG AGGGTGTCATCATGGCGATCGAGCATCCAGGCATCGCTGCAGGCTCCACGGCGGTTGCAGGAATCGTGCTGCTCAAAA GGCCAAGGAGCTACCTGATCCAACGTGTACGGCGTATATTTGTCAGCAAGGAG ACTCTGCTTTCCGGCATCCAGGCTGAAGTGAATCACATGCGGCAAACTGTCAATCTTGTGTCAAATGAAAGTCAAAAACTGATG GATAGAGCAGCAACAGCAGAAAAAAGATTCCAGAAAGGATGGAATACACTCAG GGAAGAAGGGCGTGCCATTCAGAGTGAGCTGAAGCAAATTAGTGACATTGAAAACCAAGCAGTAG GTCTCAAGGGAGTCCTTGATCAACTTCCGAGAGCACATGCATCTGAATTTCGATCAGAG ATATCTGGCTTAGCCTCCCAGGTCAAGAAGGACAAGCGGGTGCTCAACTCTGCCCTCACGAAGATTGTGAATTACGGGGTCCCTATCTAA
- the LOC124686218 gene encoding uncharacterized protein LOC124686218, whose amino-acid sequence MLRRRTILHRLLSFPSTSPIASLHRLLSAAAPAASPNPSFAVEDYLVGTCGLTRAQELKASAKLSHLKSPTNPDAVLAFLAGLSLSSADVASAVAKDPKLLCANVEKTLAPVVAGLAGHGLAQTEVARFVSLGRPISRCRSVVSNLPYYVSLFGSVENLVRSLKKSASLFGCSLEKVVKPNVVFLRKCGLGDCDISKLFLSTPRLLGANPEHVQAMVASAQGLGVPPGSAMFRHMLHAVALLSEEKIAAKLEYLKNTFRWSDAQVRIAVCKAPAVLIRSKESLQSTSKFLISDAGLAPAYIAQRSVMLNYSLEGRIRPRYYVLKFLKENGLLPQDRDYYSVLMISEKVFMEKFICPHKEAAPKLAQDYAAACRGKMPTRFRFT is encoded by the coding sequence atgcTCCGACGACGCAccatcctccaccgcctcctctcttTTCCCTCCACCTCGCCCATAGCAtctctccaccgcctcctctccgccgcggCGCCCGCCgcttccccaaaccctagcttcgcCGTGGAGGACTACCTCGTCGGCACCTGCGGTCTCACCCGAGCCCAGGAGCTCAAGGCCTCCGCCAAGCTCTCCCACCTCAAGTCCCCCACCAATCCCGACGCCGTCCTCGCCTTCCTCGCCGGCCTCAGCCTCTCGAGCGCCGACGTGGCCTCCGCCGTCGCCAAGGACCCCAAGTTACTCTGCGCGAACGTGGAGAAAACCCTGGCCCCCGTCGTCGCCGGGCTCGCCGGCCACGGCCTCGCACAGACTGAGGTCGCGCGCTTCGTCTCGCTCGGCCGCCCCATCTCCCGCTGCAGGTCCGTGGTCTCTAATCTACCGTACTACGTGTCGCTCTTCGGCTCCGTCGAGAACCTCGTCAGGTCCCTCAAGAAGAGCGCCAGTCTCTTTGGATGCAGCCTCGAGAAGGTGGTCAAGCCCAATGTCGTGTTCCTGCGGAAATGCGGGCTCGGTGATTGCGATATTTCCAAGCTGTTCCTCTCTACGCCACGGTTGCTCGGCGCCAACCCGGAGCACGTCCAGGCGATGGTGGCGTCTGCCCAAGGTCTTGGTGTACCCCCTGGCTCTGCGATGTTCAGGCACATGCTGCATGCTGTCGCATTGCTCAGCGAGGAGAAGATCGCCGCCAAACTGGAGTACCTGAAGAACACGTTCAGGTGGTCGGATGCTCAAGTGCGCATTGCTGTTTGTAAGGCCCCAGCGGTGCTCATCAGATCTAAGGAGTCTCTGCAGAGCACGTCAAAGTTCCTCATCTCTGATGCGGGGTTGGCACCGGCATACATTGCTCAGCGCTCTGTAATGCTCAATTACAGCCTGGAGGGACGGATCAGACCCCGGTACTATGTCCTTAAGTTTCTTAAGGaaaatggattgctacctcaagaCCGAGACTACTATAGTGTTCTCATGATCAGTGAGAAGGTATTCATGGAGAAGTTCATATGCCCTCACAAGGAAGCTGCACCGAAACTCGCTCAAGACTATGCAGCAGCTTGTAGAGGGAAAATGCCGACTAGATTCAGATTTACATGA
- the LOC124689481 gene encoding uncharacterized protein LOC124689481 has translation MLRRRTILTRLLSSPSTSPIASLHRLLSAAAPAASPNPSFAVEDYLVGTCGLTRAQALKASAKLSHLKSPTNPDAVLAFLAGLSLSSADVASAVAKDPNPQG, from the exons atgcTCCGACGACGCACCATCCTCACCCGCCTCCTCTCTTCTCCCTCCACCTCGCCCATAGCAtctctccaccgcctcctctccgccgcggCGCCCGCCgcttccccaaaccctagcttcgcCGTGGAGGACTACCTCGTCGGCACCTGCGGTCTCACCCGAGCCCAGGCGCTCAAGGCCTCCGCCAAGCTCTCCCACCTCAAGTCCCCCACCAATCCCGACGCCGTCCTCGCCTTCCTCGCCGGCCTCAGCCTCTCGAGCGCCGACGTGGCCTCCGCTGTCGCCAAGGACCCCAA TCCGCAAGGTTGA
- the LOC124691551 gene encoding uncharacterized protein LOC124691551, with product MLRRRTILHRLLSSPTTSPIASLHRLLSAAAPAVSPNPSFAVEDYLVGTCGLTRAQALKASAKLSHLKSPTNPDAVLAFLAGLSLSSADVASAVAKDPQLLCANVEKTLAPVVAGLAGHGLPQAEIARFVSLGRSISRCRSMVSNLPYYVSLFASVENLFRFLKKSSGLLGCSLEKVVKPNVVFLRKCGLSDCDISKLFLSTPRLLAANPEHVQTMVASAQGLGVPPGSAMFKRMLQAVTLQSEEKIAAKLESLKNMFRWSDAQVRIAVCKAPGVLTKSKESLQSRSKFLISDVGLAPAYIAQRSVMLTYSLEGRIRPRYYVLRFLKEKGLLPRDRDYYTALSISEKVFMEKFICPHKEAAPKLAQDYAAACRGKMPTRFRFT from the coding sequence atgcTCCGACGACGCAccatcctccaccgcctcctctcttCCCCCACCACCTCGCCCATAGCAtctctccaccgcctcctctccgccgcggCGCCCGCCGTTTCCCCGAACCCTAGCTTCGCCGTGGAGGACTACCTCGTCGGAACCTGCGGCCTCACCCGAGCCCAGGCACTCAAGGCCTCCGCCAAGCTCTCCCACCTCAAGTCCCCCACCAATCCCGACGCCGTCCTCGCCTTCCTCGCCGGCCTCAGCCTCTCGAGCGCCGACGTGGCCTCCGCCGTCGCCAAGGACCCGCAGTTACTCTGCGCGAACGTGGAGAAAACCCTGGCCCCCGTCGTCGCCGGGCTCGCCGGCCACGGCCTCCCACAGGCTGAGATCGCGCGCTTCGTCTCGCTCGGCCGCTCCATCTCCCGCTGCAGGTCCATGGTCTCCAATCTACCCTACTACGTGTCGCTCTTCGCCTCCGTCGAGAACCTCTTCAGGTTTCTCAAGAAGAGCTCCGGTCTCCTGGGATGCAGCCTCGAGAAGGTGGTCAAGCCCAATGTCGTGTTCCTGCGGAAATGCGGGCTCAGTGATTGCGATATTTCCAAGCTGTTCCTCTCTACGCCACGGTTGCTCGCCGCCAACCCGGAGCACGTCCAGACGATGGTGGCGTCTGCCCAAGGTCTTGGTGTACCCCCTGGCTCTGCGATGTTCAAGCGCATGCTGCAGGCTGTCACATTGCAAAGCGAGGAGAAGATCGCCGCCAAACTGGAGTCCTTGAAGAACATGTTCAGGTGGTCGGATGCTCAAGTGCGCATTGCTGTTTGTAAGGCTCCAGGTGTGCTGACGAAATCTAAGGAGTCTCTGCAGAGCAGGTCAAAGTTCCTCATCTCTGATGTGGGGTTGGCACCGGCATACATTGCTCAGAGGTCTGTAATGCTCACTTACAGCCTGGAGGGACGGATCAGACCCCGGTACTACGTCCTTAGGTTTCTTAAGGAAAAAGGATTGCTACCTCGAGACCGAGACTACTATACTGCTCTCAGCATCTCTGAGAAGGTATTCATGGAGAAGTTCATATGCCCTCACAAGGAAGCTGCACCGAAACTCGCTCAAGACTATGCAGCAGCTTGCAGAGGGAAAATGCCGACTAGATTCAGATTTACATGA
- the LOC124691550 gene encoding protein transport protein SEC16A homolog isoform X1, giving the protein MAHCHFISGSPLRTLCLLIAGQPADVFNVENTNYDTQGASQQPMQVAIAKSRPCLFCTGLVCLMPSPNAMLDDWEENLAIITANRTKNDDLVITHLGDCLWKEINEVAAAHSCYLVAELNIDPYSESARLCLIGADHLKCPRTFASPEAIQGGYGTNLAPAKLVGKLFTSLDKSISRMMGTPSAPLPPVPQSTVGDREIYPAPAAAKFVNSQSVMTMSALVASPSVHSISEMAENSGGASRKIAHNRSVSEPDFGKTPKQGARTDNTQSSASGSGSSRFGWIGSTLQKTMGFVSKSRQAKLGQQNKFYYDEKLKRWVEEGAEIPAKEPPLPPPPTKSSSYQNGMPDYNLNGPASGIHTPNGVAERRSPKHSDHGLGMPPIPPSQNQFSARGRMGVRSRYVDTFNKAGATGAAQSYNKPAAASVTPPTGARFFVPTAAAAPSEQMPSQSAETRGETFHQDESSSSPPAGTSFSSPPPTAQFSAPMSSTIQRYPSMDNIPNPNQAPWMSPGSNNSSLTPRSRAASWSGTYSDQFSATAGARSPEGPMVPSPLMPGRPLHSRSNSNSSVQFNGLTEDLHEVEL; this is encoded by the exons ATGGCTCACTGCCACTTTATATCTGGGTCACCTTTGCGAACATTGTGCCTTCTCATTGCTGGTCAACCTGCAGATGTTTTTAATGTAGAAAACACAAACTATGATACGCAGGGTGCATCCCAACAGCCTATGCAG GTTGCAATAGCAAAGAGTCGCCCTTGCCTTTTCTGTACAGGCCTTGTCTGCCTCATG CCTAGTCCTAATGCTATGTTGGATGACTGGGAAGAGAATTTGGCTATTATAACTGCAAATAGGACAAAAAATGATGACCTAGTCATTACCCATCTTGGAGATTGCCTTTGGAAAGAGATAAATGAG GTTGCAGCTGCTCATTCATGCTACTTAGTTGCTGAACTAAATATTGACCCGTACTCTGAAAGTGCTCGGTTATGTCTCATTGGTGCAGACCACTTGAAATGTCCTCGAACATTTGCCAGCCCTGAAGCCATTCAG GGTGGGTACGGAACGAATCTAGCCCCTGCAAAACTAGTTGGAAAGCTATTCACCTCGCTTGATAAATCTATTTCCCGCATGATGGGCACACCGTCTGCGCCACTTCCACCAGTGCCACAGAGCACTGTTGGTGATAGGGAGATCTATCCAGCACCTGCAGCTGCAAAATTTGTGAACAGCCAATCAGTAATGACCATGTCAGCATTAGTTGCATCCCCTTCAGTGCATTCAATAAGTGAGATGGCAGAGAATAGCGGTGGCGCTAGCAGGAAGATCGCACACAACAGAAGTGTTTCTGAACCAGACTTCGGCAAAACACCGAAACAG GGTGCGCGAACGGATAACACGCAGAGCAGTGCATCAGGATCGGGTAGTTCACGATTTGGTTGGATTGGCTCCACGCTGCAGAAGACAATGGGATTCGTTTCAAAATCACGCCAG GCAAAATTAGGGCAGCAGAACAAGTTTTACTATGACGAAAAGCTGAAGCGATGGGTAGAGGAAGGTGCTGAGATTCCTGCCAAGGAGCCTCCTCTCCCTCCACCTCCAACCAAATCCTCCTCATATCAGAATGGCATGCCAGACTATAACTTAAATGGCCCTGCTAGTGGAATCCATACTCCCAATGGAGTGGCAGAACGTAGATCTCCGAAACATTCAGATCATGGTTTGGGAATGCCACCAATTCCACCCAGCCAGAACCAGTTTTCTGCTCGTGGACGAATGGGTGTTCGGTCCAG ATATGTCGACACATTCAATAAGGCTGGTGCAACCGGAGCAGCCCAGTCTTACAACAAACCGGCTGCTGCATCTGTGACACCACCAACTGGTGCCAGGTTCTTCGTGCCCACTGCAGCCGCTGCTCCTTCCGAGCAGATGCCGAGCCAATCAGCAGAGACACGTGGTGAAACCTTCCACCAGGATGAGAGTTCATCCTCACCCCCAGCAGGAACATCATTTTCATCACCCCCACCAACAGCACAATTTTCAGCACCAATGTCATCTACCATTCAGCGGTATCCCAGCATGGACAACATTCCTAATCCAAACCAGGCACCCTGGATGTCCCCAGGAAGTAACAACAGCTCATTGACACCAAGATCGCGGGCAGCATCATGGAGTGGAACATACTCTGACCAATTTAGTGCTACGGCAGGCGCTAGA
- the LOC124691550 gene encoding protein transport protein SEC16B homolog isoform X2, giving the protein MAHCHFISGSPLRTLCLLIAGQPADVFNVENTNYDTQGASQQPMQPSPNAMLDDWEENLAIITANRTKNDDLVITHLGDCLWKEINEVAAAHSCYLVAELNIDPYSESARLCLIGADHLKCPRTFASPEAIQGGYGTNLAPAKLVGKLFTSLDKSISRMMGTPSAPLPPVPQSTVGDREIYPAPAAAKFVNSQSVMTMSALVASPSVHSISEMAENSGGASRKIAHNRSVSEPDFGKTPKQGARTDNTQSSASGSGSSRFGWIGSTLQKTMGFVSKSRQAKLGQQNKFYYDEKLKRWVEEGAEIPAKEPPLPPPPTKSSSYQNGMPDYNLNGPASGIHTPNGVAERRSPKHSDHGLGMPPIPPSQNQFSARGRMGVRSRYVDTFNKAGATGAAQSYNKPAAASVTPPTGARFFVPTAAAAPSEQMPSQSAETRGETFHQDESSSSPPAGTSFSSPPPTAQFSAPMSSTIQRYPSMDNIPNPNQAPWMSPGSNNSSLTPRSRAASWSGTYSDQFSATAGARSPEGPMVPSPLMPGRPLHSRSNSNSSVQFNGLTEDLHEVEL; this is encoded by the exons ATGGCTCACTGCCACTTTATATCTGGGTCACCTTTGCGAACATTGTGCCTTCTCATTGCTGGTCAACCTGCAGATGTTTTTAATGTAGAAAACACAAACTATGATACGCAGGGTGCATCCCAACAGCCTATGCAG CCTAGTCCTAATGCTATGTTGGATGACTGGGAAGAGAATTTGGCTATTATAACTGCAAATAGGACAAAAAATGATGACCTAGTCATTACCCATCTTGGAGATTGCCTTTGGAAAGAGATAAATGAG GTTGCAGCTGCTCATTCATGCTACTTAGTTGCTGAACTAAATATTGACCCGTACTCTGAAAGTGCTCGGTTATGTCTCATTGGTGCAGACCACTTGAAATGTCCTCGAACATTTGCCAGCCCTGAAGCCATTCAG GGTGGGTACGGAACGAATCTAGCCCCTGCAAAACTAGTTGGAAAGCTATTCACCTCGCTTGATAAATCTATTTCCCGCATGATGGGCACACCGTCTGCGCCACTTCCACCAGTGCCACAGAGCACTGTTGGTGATAGGGAGATCTATCCAGCACCTGCAGCTGCAAAATTTGTGAACAGCCAATCAGTAATGACCATGTCAGCATTAGTTGCATCCCCTTCAGTGCATTCAATAAGTGAGATGGCAGAGAATAGCGGTGGCGCTAGCAGGAAGATCGCACACAACAGAAGTGTTTCTGAACCAGACTTCGGCAAAACACCGAAACAG GGTGCGCGAACGGATAACACGCAGAGCAGTGCATCAGGATCGGGTAGTTCACGATTTGGTTGGATTGGCTCCACGCTGCAGAAGACAATGGGATTCGTTTCAAAATCACGCCAG GCAAAATTAGGGCAGCAGAACAAGTTTTACTATGACGAAAAGCTGAAGCGATGGGTAGAGGAAGGTGCTGAGATTCCTGCCAAGGAGCCTCCTCTCCCTCCACCTCCAACCAAATCCTCCTCATATCAGAATGGCATGCCAGACTATAACTTAAATGGCCCTGCTAGTGGAATCCATACTCCCAATGGAGTGGCAGAACGTAGATCTCCGAAACATTCAGATCATGGTTTGGGAATGCCACCAATTCCACCCAGCCAGAACCAGTTTTCTGCTCGTGGACGAATGGGTGTTCGGTCCAG ATATGTCGACACATTCAATAAGGCTGGTGCAACCGGAGCAGCCCAGTCTTACAACAAACCGGCTGCTGCATCTGTGACACCACCAACTGGTGCCAGGTTCTTCGTGCCCACTGCAGCCGCTGCTCCTTCCGAGCAGATGCCGAGCCAATCAGCAGAGACACGTGGTGAAACCTTCCACCAGGATGAGAGTTCATCCTCACCCCCAGCAGGAACATCATTTTCATCACCCCCACCAACAGCACAATTTTCAGCACCAATGTCATCTACCATTCAGCGGTATCCCAGCATGGACAACATTCCTAATCCAAACCAGGCACCCTGGATGTCCCCAGGAAGTAACAACAGCTCATTGACACCAAGATCGCGGGCAGCATCATGGAGTGGAACATACTCTGACCAATTTAGTGCTACGGCAGGCGCTAGA